A genomic segment from Triplophysa dalaica isolate WHDGS20190420 chromosome 22, ASM1584641v1, whole genome shotgun sequence encodes:
- the sptlc1 gene encoding serine palmitoyltransferase 1, with protein sequence MASGQQWVLVEMVQAFYEAPAYHLILEGILILWIIRLLFSKTYKLQDRSDLTEKEKEELIEEWQPEPLVPPLSKDHPSLNYDVVTGPPSHKIIVNGKECINFASFNFLGLLDNERVKLKALTSLKKYGVGTCGPRGFYGTFDVHLELEERLAKFMRTEEAIIYSYGFATIASAIPAYSKRGDIIFVDEAACFSIQKGLQASRSFIKYFKHNDMDDLERLLKEQEIEDQKNPRKARVIRRFIVVEGLYINMADICPLPELVKLKYKYKVRIFLEESMSFGVLGEHGRGVTEHFGVNIDDIDLISANLENALASIGGFCCGRSFVIDHQRLSGQGYCFSASLPPMLASAAIEALNIMEEDPGIFSILRNKCRHVHKALQGTAGLKVVGESFAPALHLQLENSTGSRENDLKLLRAIVEYCMERHIALTLARYLEKEERFLPPSSIRVVVTVEQTQEEIENAAKCIREAAFNILKK encoded by the exons ATGGCGTCGGGGCAACAGTGGGTGTTGGTGGAGATGGTGCAAGCTTTCTACGAG GCACCAGCGTATCATTTGATTTTAGAAGGTATTCTCATATTATGGATTATCAGACTGCTGTTTTCAAAAACGTATAAGCTTCAGGACAGATCAGACCTCACGGAGAAG GAGAAAGAGGAGTTAATCGAGGAGTGGCAGCCTGAGCCACTCGTTCCCCCCTTATCTAAAGACCATCCATCACTTAATTATGATGTGGTTACAGG ccCTCCAAGCCACAAAATCATTGTAAATGGGAAAGAGTGCATTAACTTTGCCTCATTTAATTTCTTGGGTCTACTCGACAATGAGCGTGTAAAG ctaaAGGCTTTGACTTCACTAAAAAAATATGGTGTGGGAACTTGTGGACCACGGGGATTCTACGGGACCTTTG aTGTTCATCTGGAATTAGAGGAAAGATTGGCAAAATTCATGAGAACAGAGGAGGCCATTATCTACTCGTATGGCTTTGCCACCATTGCCAGTGCCATTCCTGCATACTCTAAAAGAGGAGACATCATCTTTGT agatgAGGCCGCATGTTTCTCCATTCAGAAAGGCCTGCAGGCTTCACGCAGCTTCATCAAATACTTCAAACACAATGATATGGATGATCTAGAACGCCTTCTGAAGGAGCAGGAGATCGAAGATCAAAAG AATCCACGCAAAGCCAGAGTAATAAGACGCTTTATTGTAGTTGAAGGACTCTACATCAACATGGCAGATATCTGTCCACTTCCTGAACTG GTGAAGTTGAAGTATAAATATAAGGTGCGAATTTTCCTGGAGGAGAGCATGTCTTTTGGAGTGCTTGGAGAGCATGGACGAGGAGTTACCGAACATTTTGGTGTGAAT ATTGATGATATTGACCTAATAAGTGCTAACCTGGAGAATGCTTTGGCATCGATTGGAGGGTTCTGCTGTGGACGGTCCTTTGTTATTGATCATCAG CGATTGTCAGGTCAGGGTTACTGTTTCTCAGCATCTCTTCCACCCATGCTCGCATCTGCTGCTATTGAAGCCCTGAACATCATGGAGGAAGATCCAG GCATTTTCAGTATTCTGAGAAATAAATGCAGACATGTACACAAGGCACTACAAGG GACTGCAGGCTTGAAGGTAGTAGGCGAGTCGTTTGCTCCAGCTCTCCACCTACAGCTGGAGAATAGCACAGGATCCAGAGAAAATGACCTGAAGCTACTTCGGGCGATTGTTGAATAC TGTATGGAAAGACACATTGCTCTTACTTTAGCACGATACCTGGAGAAAGAAGAGCGTTTTCTTCCACCTTCGAG CATTCGAGTCGTGGTCACTGTTGAGCAGACGCAGGAGGAGATTGAGAATGCCGCAAAGTGCATTCGAGAAGCAGCATTTAATATCCTGAAAAAATAA